Genomic window (Streptosporangium brasiliense):
CCGCCATCGGCCAACGCCTCGGTCCGCAGCAGCACGTAGGGGCCGAACCGGGCGTCGATGAGCGCAACGAACTCATCGTAGAGGGGCGAGAACTGCGCGCCGAGCCGACCGGTCAGTCCCTGCCGCCGGGCGTGCAGTCGCGACAGCGCCGTCCGCTGGTCGACCACCAGGTACGGGTAGGTGGCCTCGCCCCACTCGCTCAGCAACTCCGCGTGCTCATCGGTACCGGCGTCCTCGGTGTCGGCGATCCTCGCATCCACGAGGTCTCCGGGGCTGAACATCGCCCACCACAGCAGCGGCGGCCAGTTCTTGGCCTCCAGCTCCATCGCCCCGTCGAAGAAATCGGCCCATTCACCCGCCGACCCGTCCGGCATACGGGGCTGCCGGGCGCTGTCCAGATAGAGGCGCAGACTCATTTCGGTTCCCCACCCTCACTTGCGGATGCGCCGACCATGGGGCACCGGTGGCCGCCGCAGCACCATCGCCCACCATCACGGCTCCCTCCCCTGTCGCCGACGAAGTCTTCCGCAGCCTGATCGTTCCGTCGCGTGAGGACTCACTTTCGCCGACTGCACCGCTCCGGTGCCGGCTGAAGCACCGGGCTGGGTTTCGAAAGTGCTGGTCACAGCCACTCGTTGATGGCTGCGGCCAGCACGGTCGCCCCGTAGCGGACGGCGAGCTTGTCGTATCTCATGGCGACCGCGCGGTGGCGCTTGAGGCGATTGATGCCGCACTCCACCGCGTGGCGCTCTTCATAGTCGGCCGCGTCGAACTTCGGCGGCCGGCCACCGAGGGAGCCGCGCCGGCCGACACCTCGACGAGCCGCTGCGTGGCAGAGCCTCCGTAAAGATCGGTCACCACGTTGACGATCGTGCCGCGCGCGCGGGCGCAGTCGGCGCCGGCCTCGGCGAACGCGAACTCGATCGCGGCGGCACGCCTGGCGAACCGTCGACTCCAACGACGATCATGAGATTTTCTTCCCCGGTCGAACCGCGGCTGATGGGCGTGAGCGGACGGTCAGCGGCTCACGCCGACGGCTCGTCAGGCCTGCCGTACGAGGCCGGTGGTCACGAGTTGACCACCGCCACCGGGCCGTGGGCGTGGTGCAGCACGCCGCGGCTGACGGAGCCCAGCAGCACCGAGCCGACCGCCCCCATCCCCTTCGAGCCCACGACGACCAGGTCGGCCCTGGTCGAAGCATCGGCCAGAGCCTCGACCGGATGCGCGCCCCGAACGTCCTCCACCACCTCCACCTCGGGAAACTTCTCCCGCCAGGCAGCGAGCTTGTCTCGCACCATACGCTGGTGGGAACGGTGAACCTCTTCTATGTCGGCGGGGATCTCCGGTATGAGGCCGTACACCGGCCGCTGCCAGGCGTGGACGGCGCGCAACGCGCAGCCGCGCAGTTTGGCCTGCTCGAAGGCGTAGGCCAGCGCGGGCTCGCATTCGGCGGAGCCGTCGACACCCACGACGATCTCACCGTGCGGCTCGCCGGCGTCCCCCCTGACGACTACGACGGTGCCGGGCACATGACCGGCCACGTGGAGGACCATTGAGCCCAGCAGGGCGCCGACGAAGCCGCCCAGGCCGCGGCTGCCGATCACGATCTCGGTGGCCGTGCCGGCCTGCTCCCGCAGAACCTTGGCCGGTGATCCCTCGATCAGTTCGGTCCTCACCCGGACGTCCGGCCGGTATTCCGTGACCACGGTGATCGCTTCGACGAGCACCTGCTCGCCGGCGCGCGCCGCGAGCTCGGCCCAGTCGGGCGGCGGGAACGCGGCGACGCCATACGGCCAGCGCTCCACGACGTGGACGATCTGCAACGGCAACCCTCTGCGGGCGGCGTCATCAGCCGCCCATTTCACGGCCGCCATGGCGGCGGGCGAGCCGTCCGTCGCAGCGGTGATCGATTCGGTCATGACATGTTCCTCTCGCTTCTGCTGCGCTTCCATCCGACCGCAGCGTCGGCGTTTTCCCCAGGGGCGATCGTCCCGGCATGAACAGGACCTTCGCCCTTTCCCCCGGCGGAGAGTCCGGACGCGCAGCTGAGGATTCTCCGGCGCCGCGGCCGATCAGGCGCGCCACCGCACCGCCTTTCCCGCCGACCGCGTTCGGGCGCCTGCTCCGTCCGGAGGATTACGCCGGCTCCGGAGCCGCCCTCTTCGGACGGACGACGGCGACGGGACAGTGGGCGTGGTGAAGGACGCCGTGGCTGACCGAGCCGAAGACGGCGGAGGCGAGCAGGCCGTGACCCCGGGAGCCGACGACGACCATGTCGGCCTCGGTGGAGGCGTCGCGGAGGACTCCGACCGGGTGACCACAGACGATCGACTCGGTCACCGTGACACGGGGGAACCGCTCCCGCCACGGAGCCAGCACCTGCCGGAAGAACGCGCCTCTCTCAGCGAGGATCCTCTCCCCCACGGATCCGCTCTCGACGGCCGGCGTGGACAGGCCAGGGGGCTGCCAGGCGTGGACGGCGTGCACGACGGCATCTCGGATCTCGGCCTCGGCGAAGGCGTGAGCGAGCGCGGCCTCCGCACCCTCCGATCCGTCGACCCCGACCACGATCCGGCCGTGGCGTGTCGCGGAGTCACCGCGGACGACGACGACGGGACAGCCGGCGTGGCCCGCGACGCCCATGCCGACCGAGCCCAGCAGCAGCCCGGCGAACCCGCCCTGGCCTCGGCTGCCGATCACGATCTGATCGGCCGCCTCGGACTCCTCCAGGAGCCTTTGGACGAGGTCCCCGTCAACGAGTGCGGTGGTGACCTGCAGGCCAGGCGCACTCGCCCGCGCCGCCTCGGCCGCATCCGCGAGCATCGCACGGCAGTGCTTCGCCTCTGGATCCCGGTAGTTCTTCATCGTGTGGATGGGGACGTCGCCGGCCCACTGCTCGCGAACGTGAACGATCCTCAGGGGCCTGGCGTGCAGTACGGCCTCACGCGCGGCCCATTGCACCGCCTCCGACGCGGCGGGAGAGCCATCGGTGCCGGCGATTACGGATCTGTTCATGACGGGGCTCCTCAGACGTCGGTGTGTCAGGCGGTCCAGGCGCCCTGGATGTCGTTGCGGACGGACGCGGGTTCAGCGGTCATGACCGATCCCGGCCGCTCCCCCTATGATCACCGATCGGGCCGGAACCACGTCCACCGTGATTGCCGCCATTGGCGATC
Coding sequences:
- a CDS encoding universal stress protein, with the translated sequence MTESITAATDGSPAAMAAVKWAADDAARRGLPLQIVHVVERWPYGVAAFPPPDWAELAARAGEQVLVEAITVVTEYRPDVRVRTELIEGSPAKVLREQAGTATEIVIGSRGLGGFVGALLGSMVLHVAGHVPGTVVVVRGDAGEPHGEIVVGVDGSAECEPALAYAFEQAKLRGCALRAVHAWQRPVYGLIPEIPADIEEVHRSHQRMVRDKLAAWREKFPEVEVVEDVRGAHPVEALADASTRADLVVVGSKGMGAVGSVLLGSVSRGVLHHAHGPVAVVNS
- a CDS encoding universal stress protein, with amino-acid sequence MNRSVIAGTDGSPAASEAVQWAAREAVLHARPLRIVHVREQWAGDVPIHTMKNYRDPEAKHCRAMLADAAEAARASAPGLQVTTALVDGDLVQRLLEESEAADQIVIGSRGQGGFAGLLLGSVGMGVAGHAGCPVVVVRGDSATRHGRIVVGVDGSEGAEAALAHAFAEAEIRDAVVHAVHAWQPPGLSTPAVESGSVGERILAERGAFFRQVLAPWRERFPRVTVTESIVCGHPVGVLRDASTEADMVVVGSRGHGLLASAVFGSVSHGVLHHAHCPVAVVRPKRAAPEPA